A window of Apium graveolens cultivar Ventura chromosome 8, ASM990537v1, whole genome shotgun sequence contains these coding sequences:
- the LOC141679690 gene encoding uncharacterized protein LOC141679690 — protein sequence MSMPSSNEVKADMWDTCNHMVIAWITHNVSPLIKIFVIYMTSVHAICKNLETRFALINRSRKYRLNKDLYDVRQNMSSVNDYYTSMKSLWVELDTLNVLQTVTGPTTEVVKLLEAIENQKEESRLFQFLNGIDEMYAAQRSQLLLSNPLSYVETAAAALMQEEAQMELLLKPTGDTEVMAMYSKSQTVKGPP from the coding sequence atGAGCATGCCAAGTAGTAATGAAGTCAAAGCAGACATGTGGGACACCTGCAACCATATGGTAATAGCCTGGATAACTCATAATGTTTCACCTCTTATTAAAATTTTTGTTATATATATGACCTCTGTTCATGCTATCTGTAAAAATTTAGAAACTCGTTTTGCACTCATAAACAGATCTAGAAAGTATAGGTTAAATAAAGATCTGTATGATGTTAGACAAAATATGTCTTCTGTGAATGATTATTACACATCAATGAAATCATTATGGGTTGAATTAGATACCCTAAATGTGTTACAAACTGTAACTGGTCCAACTACTGAAGTGGTAAAATTACTTGAAGCTATTGAAAATCAAAAAGAGGAATCAAGGCTGTTTCAATTTTTAAATGGAATTGATGAAATGTATGCTGCTCAGAGGAGTCAATTATTGCTGTCAAACCCTCTGTCTTATGTCGAAACTGCAGCAGCTGCCTTAATGCAGGAAGAAGCTCAAATGGAGTTATTGCTCAAACCAACTGGAGACACAGAGGTCATGGCTATGTATAGCAAATCACAAACTGTCAAAGGACCTCCATAG